The following nucleotide sequence is from Takifugu flavidus isolate HTHZ2018 chromosome 4, ASM371156v2, whole genome shotgun sequence.
ttcatttgtttctgtAGCACCCCCGAGTCTGGAGTGTCATTAAATACGTGTTGCAAATATCATCCTGTGTGGAAACGGAGCCTGGAGGAGACAAATAACTGTCTGATCTCCTTCACTTGTGAAAGAAAGCGCTCAGGTGAGACTGAAAAGTGCTGAAAATGACTAAAATACTCACTCATAAAACGCAGAATATTAAAGCAAATTGTCTCACGTCTCAACCGTTTCAATTAGTCcaccagtgatgtcatcacctCTCAACTCATAATATGCTCTACTCATACTGGGTTATGTGTTCTGATGATTCTTATTGCCCACATTCGTATGTGTGGTCagtctttaaatatttttattgagCTGAGTAAAGACGCCGGGTTGCTGCGAGTCCAAATTAGCTTAATGGGTCACAGTTCAGCCGCATCTGCACTGGCGGGGGAATTGATGGGGCAGATTGTTTTCTCCAAGTTTGCTTCCTGCCAAGTTGGAAGGGGTGGAATAAAGGAGTCGCTGCACTTTTAAGACACTGTAAACAGAGTGGATCAGCATTAACAGGCTCTTGCAGACGTCCGGGCCAAGACGGTAGAAATAAATACAGAGATTATTGCCTCCAACGGGAAGAAACCCACCCAAAGATAACTGGGGAGTCAGGTCATAAAGGGGCACCACAGTGGAGGCAATAAACAGATTATCAGATGCGTTTGTTGAAGTGAATATTAATTTTGGCTGGGTTTCCCTGAACCGTCCTCTAGGACCACAATCCagcagggttttctgtcctccctggGCAGAAAACAGCCCGGAGTTGGAAAACCCAAGTTGGAGTGCGGCCTTCAGGGACCGGTTTTCCACACCCCTGGCCTAAATGATCCAGTAACAGCACCACTGACCCCAACGCAGCAAAACTGGTTGAGTGCCTCCttcgagaaaagaaaaatcacttcCAATGTGCCTAAATATCGTCCACCGACGTCCATTATGCTCAGATGTGAGTGAATTTAAGCAACATTTCACAATAGATCGCACAGTAGGTCCAAACCGGCATCATTCTGTAGCTGGAACAGCAGATTAACGTATATATTTTGCGACAATCCTGCTCCCATCTCATGAACAGCTCTTATGTGTCAGCGACAGATGCTAAAGTCCGCGTAGCATCatgagctgcagcctgtgttcTGAGGAAGCTCCATTATCTGAGCACCAACATGCCAACATGGATGTAAACACGGCTCCTTCTGTGCACATTTCCACCAAATTCCCAAGGATTCATTTAAATCCGTTTTCCATCTTCAGCTTGTAAAACTCAACCGCCTGGCATCATTTGCAGAGACTCACCTCATGCAGTCCGACATAAAAAACAGCTTATCACAGCAGAGACACCTCCACCCACTCAGCCCAGCTCAtcctccagcaccagcaccagctccaCACCAAACACGCTTCACTTTTCCTGCTCCAGATCGCTCCCAGGATCGCTCTCATTTCGATCACACaagaatttctttctttcttttttttagaaggaggaagaagaaagttgcAAACTAAGCCAGCTGATTTTGGATAACAGAACTGGGACTGTGGTAATCAGTGAAAGGGGGTGTGGAACATATGGAAAGGAATGTTTATCCAGCTCCAAAAGTGTTCATAACCCTGCTGACAAACTGGAAGagctgtttttactgtttctgcTGTAGTGCAGGGCTGTAATCCCGCTACTGAGTCACAGTTCTGAGAACCTGAGCTGATGGAATGATCATGTATGCGGGCCAAATACAAACTGAGGCAGTCAAGCCACCATCTTCTCTGTTCCGACTGCAGACTAAACTTTAAACATCAGCATTTAAGCGGCTCCCGAGCAGCCTTACTGAGCGTCCACATTGTTCTGAACCGTCAGACGTGACCTACCCAGGAGCAGCAGTTTCACCTCTCTGGCCGCCTTCTCTCCGTCTTCTCGGAGGTTCTTGTCAATCATCTTGGACCTCTCCGCGGCAGCCTTGTCTTCGGCACTCACCGTGCAGCCCATGGCTCCGCACGCACGACCAGGCTTCCACAGGCgagcaggagggggggaaaagaagGAGATCTTCGGCGCTGATGCCGAGCGGATGTGCCACTAACGGTAGAGTAGTTCCTGTCTCCACCGAGGCGCAAACGCAACCCTGAGCGGAGTTTTGACCCACGTGATTAAAAAGTCAACGTCGCTCCTCTGTTCGACTTCAAAGATTCCCCGGAATCATTTGGTATTTTGATTTGCGGTGATTACGTCCACGTGGACACGCCAGGAGACGTTTGTCCCGCATCCATCCGTGCGCTGAGGCGCCTGCTCGCTCGATGTCGGCCTGGTGACGGACGCGCGGCGACTGCTGCAGTTGGCGTCGGTGACGCTGTCCGGAATTTCCTCACCGTCCTGCCACGACCGTTCGTAGAGGCGCCGACGTCACTCGGACGACTTGTCCCGACAGTCCAATTAAGAGCTGACGAGACGCGCACGCTGTGGTTCTAGTACTCGAGCCAATTAAAGTGGAAGCCCCGCAGGCGGCGGGATATGAAgtgcggcgcggcgcggcgcggtgCGCGCAGACTGCAGTGGACGCGGCGGCAGCGTCGTTCCTCAACAGATGAGAAACATGTTCTAGTGGCGGCAGAGAGCGTCCTGGAAGGATGGCTGAACTGTGAAGGGAAATATTATCCTTTATCATAAGGAAGAACGAAATGGCAAATGTCTAAATAATTTGCGCAGAACATCTCAATTTGAAACACAGGTGTCAACGGCGCCCTCAGCTGGACAGAAATTAAAGTGCACCTGACAAGTTGAACTGAAAACAATAATTACAGTGTACATTAATAAGACCAAAAAACAAATGTACAATTGATGTTAATATACTTTGTATTTTTAAGTCGTTTTCACAGGACTATATGATTTCCTGTAGTGGCCTGCCACCATGTAATTTTCAGTCACTGTCAATATTAAAGATGGTTTAGTAAACCTACAATGCTGTGATGTGCAATCATTTGGGgctaatttattttattttatttttttaatggagcACTTACCCAACCACACCTGTGAGAACCACCTAAAGTATCTGTTCCAGTAGAGGCTTAGCCTTTATTTGTCCAATAACAACACTGAACAGGGAAAAACTCAATATAAGCACACTCAGTTGACAACAAGCCGGAAATTAAAAGTAAAGGCGACTGAAGTGATGCCCTAaggaaaaatgacagaaacattGTAAAAATATCAACAATTATTTTATTGCCAAACTGACTTCCTGCTATTTACACAATGAAGGCTGCATGTGCATCAAGTATAAAAGGTTTGCATTTATGTACATATCAGTCCACATTAATTTTTTTGATAATGCCATTCACACAAACACGTGTTTTCATAAAATACCCACATGTGTGTTAATGAACAATTCATTTTGATAGAAAGGACTAGTTATTAAACTGTTTAACGTGTTTTTTACATCAGTTGGCGCCCAGCTGTTGGCATTAGTCCTTGCATGCTATGCTAAAATTTATTCCTCTCATCATGATCGTCTTGAATCTGGACAaatcagaaataaaaataaaatataaatatatgcaaAACATTGTGGTCTATGCAGGATTTTTGTGAACCCTGAGAGTCGTGGGGGTGGTAAAGATGTGACAACTTTATGGCTTTACGGGTTTATATTTTGCACGATCACCTTTTTTTATCAGATGACCAAATATTAGATGAATCTCTCAATTTTGTCACATAGAAGGCGAGAAGAGAGACCCATAATTAAGATACTAGAACTACAGCAGCATAAAACTACTCCAAAAGCATGCGAGAGTGTGATGTCTCATTGACAGCAACACCCATTAACGACGGTGttggcaggaagtgtgtgtgtccctctttAGGCTGCAGGACAAGCAAAAAGCTCAAATAATCAGACTGCGTCAGACCAGAGCAGCAAAACACAAAGCACCAAATTActaattaaaaaaaggtttgtcATTTACAAATGAAGCAGATTCACTCAGATCATTAATTCCACCCTCAGATAATTTGACTGTAAATTCTTCTAGTTTGTGGCTCGGCCAGTTTCAACTGGGCTGTTTCAGTTCTGGGGTTTAGCACCGCTAGCCCACTTGTTTTTAAACAGTGGAAGAAGACTTGCTGGACGGCCTGACACACTCATTCATCACTGTGCATCACCAGCACAGGACAGGAAAGGCAggaaaatattgtgtttttaaatgtgcgCCTCTGGAGATGGAAATACATTTCCTGTAGCCATGTGTGGCAGGGGATTCATTAAGCTTTGGACACAGATTAGGTcttaattttcctttttcttagGCTTTACTATTGTAACCGCTTcacagcttcacttctttaatACACGCTTCACGAGAGGGATCCAAAGGGCTGAAAAAAGCGaccgttttcttcttctttcatgaAATGTGCAGGTTGATGCATTTTGTGCATCCACAGAAGTCGTTCATCTTAAAAGCAAAGCGGTAAACTACTGGGGTACATAATTAAGGTCAAAATTTGGCTTGTTAGagttgaaaagaaaagaaagtctTCAAATGAAGTAACACCTTCCATCATCAATATCATGTCAGTTAAAAGAACCGATTTCATATATAAGGATTTATAATGAGCACTAATTTGATATACAGTAGTTCAATcgttcatttgaaattaaaatcaTTGAGTCGTAGAATCATAGAGAAATAAATACACAGATCTTATGTTTAAGTGCTGTTCCAAATATCAGAGGCAGGTTGGCTGATCTGGAACAAAACGTATACCTTCTTCCCGCGTATCCCAGGCAACAATCTGCATTTAAAATACACGTGTTTCCGACAAAACACTAAAATCAATATCTCAGAGTGCTGCTGGTTGTTCTTTCATGTGTCTTGAACGGACTTATTCTTGTAAATCGTCGCTTGGATTGTGCTGAGCAGCGTTCCCGCTGGCAGTGACAGAACGCTGTTCTCCCTCCTCACTTACACACTcctctttttctggagcacacactcacacagcggCACCCTCTAATGGCCTCCTACGGCAAGACCGTCACCCATGGTCCAGTCGATGATGATGAAGCTCAGACTCATCACCATGAAAGATATGCCCAGCGCAGCAAAGCAGGCAGCCTGGGGGGAGTGCAGCAACACGGGTGCTCAGAGTTCAGCACCAACCAATCAACACATAAATGGGATGAAGTGGTGGGGTGGTCTTACGAGGATCTTAGGAGTGGAGCTCATGGGTTCTTTGTCTTTGGGAACAATACGGATGTAGAAGATAGCggggaaaatgaaaatgaggcaAGGAGCTGAGGTGGCGcctgaaaagacacaaaaaagcTGCACCAGACAGATTCACAGGACAGATTTTCGATGGTTCTGTGGTCCATGCAAACTCATGTCTCCAAGTCTTATGGTCTGGACCACTGTTGTAAATGCATTGATATCATATTATATTATTTGTAGACTTTTCCGCCAACCCATGTCATCTATGTATGTGTTTTATATCTGGAAGGACCACCTTAGTTGTGATGCATTGAAATACTAGAATAGATTGAAATCTCTCTGGATGGTTGGCCTTAAAACATCAGTcctaacttcctgtttctgcacaTTCATAAATAAGTTGAATGAACTCTGTGCTTCCACGGGTGCACTAAAAATCAAtcatgtttgctgctttgaagtggacctttaacctttgaaaCGTGTCAACTGAAAAAAAGGGGCAGAACATGACAAATAATCATATTTTTGTGTCCTGACATGGATTGGTCACGTTTTGAAGCTTTACACTCAAACTCAACACACAAGTCAAGGATTCTCTGTGTAAACAGAGACCTAATAAGTTAGCCATTATCGTAGCATACTGTACGGGCTGTTAGCCAAATAAAGTTGACAAATAACAGTTTGAACTGCGaggctgttaaaaaaaacaggtcttGTTCTTACCAATGATGCCGAAGATTCCCAAAATGTTGGGAGCAAAAATCACCAGAACGTTGATTAAGCTGAGCAGGACGATAGCGATGGCGATGTGGCGCAGCCAGTTGAAGGCTTTGGTGGGGAACGCCATCTGCTGGATGGCTCTCCGCACCTGCGGGCACACACAGGTCCAACAAGAGCACGTTGTCACGGAATCCTGTCTCTCTGATCATCGCCTGGGACAGACCTAGTGCAAACTCACGGGGAAGAGCACGATGGGGACGGTTAGCGTCACAGCTGTGAGGACGGCCACGCGCACGCACAGGATCAACGTATCATACGGGTCGATCCGGCTGTAAgtgtgcagcagctcagcctccACTTTGTCTGGAAAAAAAGTTGAGAGATTCTTTTGGGATGCAATATTCTTTAAAATTACAGAGCTATCTTCCAGGATACAGCCAGAAGAGACATTTTTGGGGGTTTCAGCTTCAGAGTCCAATAAAACATCATTATTGGTCCAAAAATGCTTTGATTAACTAAAtcaaagaaggaaagaaagaaagaacacaaCGTTGCTGTTATACCATGGTACCACAAGGGGCGCTAAAGGAGCGTAATCAATGAAAAATTGAACAAGCCAAAGTGTGATTCATTGAAACTGATGCAAATGATCGAAACTCTGCTTGTGAAAGTACCCTAAACTACTTCAAGTCAGAGTTTTGGTTGAATTGCAAACACCTGATGTTATCTGGCTTTTTTGAGCTATAAAGGGATAAAAAACATGCTCTCACCTTTAAAAGTCAGGTAGCCAAAGAGAGCTGCAAGAAAGTACATAATGTACATGACAAAGATGGAGATGTTGGACACTTTCTGCATCCTCGCCTTCGATGGGCTGTAATGAAAAAGTCGCGTGACTGCCACATTCTGCATGCCCTGACAAATATCGCAGGCCAACGAGGGCCGACTCACTTCTGGAGTTCGGTGTAGATGGGGAGGACCTCTGGGTGGCACACGAAGGCGAAAGCGAGGATGGGAATAGTGTACGCTGTCTGTGaggaacacaaaaacacacgtgATGGGCAGAGCAGCACCTAGCTGGAGGTTACACCGCGTCTGGCATTCAGGTGTGAAACCAGTCTGGGATCCAGTCCAGGAGGCGGACTGGATCTTCACCTCTGTCGTCTACCTGGGAGTTCATGGTGAACATGTAGGCCGAGCAGTGGGAATCATCGTGGTCGTGGCTGGAAAGATTGAAGCTGAGGTGGGAGGCGGTGCTGTTGGCAGAGTACTCCTTCAGTGGGCAGTCGATCTGAAACTTCTTATAGATGACCTGAGGCAACCAGAGGGGACGACAGAAGCAATAGAGCCATTTTAGGCTAATTGTAAAAAATGCTGAGAATGGGAATCAATTAGCAATTAGCATTAGTATTTTTGTAAGATACTGGTTGGTAACACATTGGCTGATAAGActttgttttaaagaaataaacctCATACAGCTGATAGTCCCTGTTCTTTCCTCTCATTCCTGAGGTGCAAAGCCTTAGACTTAgctgatgctcctcagatgcatttaaatgcctatatttgattattttatgtTGTCATACACATCTGATCATAGAGTCAAGGTTGTGAAATACGAGAAGATGCAGCAGGACTTCCCAGGAGTTATTGGAATGCTAATGGATGAGCTGGAACAACTTACAGcacagaggaaaaacaccaTGCAGCTGAGAGAAAATCCACTGGTGTAGCCAAGGTAACCTGAAAATGAAGGGCAGCACACGGTCAATGATACACCTGAACACCTGAAGTGATCGTTTGACCTTCAGCGCTGCTATTAGAGGCTTTATTTAGCCACTGCTCTATGTATGAAATGAATGATAGAGATAAAATGGCAGCTTGGTCCGCTGCTGTGTCCCAACGCTgggacaaagacacacactgacCACTCTGGCTTTAAGGTCAACCCTTCTTAATTTAGCTCAAAGTCAACTGAAGTACACGTGCAAAAACATGTGTCTGTAGATTGGCTCGTAAGCACAGTTGCACCATGAAGAACTGGATGTGACTTGAGCCGTCTTGGATCCACTCACCAAGCTGTTTCATTAAAGCCAGGGGAAGGATGATAGTGGCAGAGACCAGGATGACCAGGTAGTTTCCATTCAAGTACCACACACTGTTAaaatttaaaccaaaaaaaggcTTTGGTGAGTTTAGACAGACCGAAACCGAAACAAGAAATCAAGACTGCTGATGCTAAACTTGTGTCGTTAAGGTTGTTTAAGCGGCAGCAGAGCAGTGGTACCTGTGCTGAAAATAGCTACTCTCGagatagttttttttaaaaggctgctTATGTTGCTCTCCACCACCCAAAAATATAACTGCAGCCCGACTTAGATGACTGAGAGACAGAGCTAAAAGCGATCGAGTATAAAATGACATAACCGAACCTTGCTGCTGAAAATAGTGAGGGCTGGTAAGCATGCTAACTTTAACTTTGAAACACAACGCCCCTCAGATCAGAACTGCACAACACGTGAGTGTACTCTAGAGTTCAACGTGACCAAAAAAATGCTACAAATCTCTTTTTACGATGTCTTGCACccgagaaataaaaaaaatctccctAAGCAGCATTAATATAAGTGAGTCTGTCGACTAAACCCAGAAAAGAGTCCCCTCTGTGAGCGTAAAGCTGATAGATCTTCAGCCTGTTAGTCTGCCTGAATAATAGACAATCAGAAGGATCAGCTGTCCGACACGGCCTCACAGGCTGTATCATACTGGGGGATCGGTGAGATTAGTTCACtactgtatgtgtatgtgtgtgtgtgttcttgtacttgctacatagtgagtaccaaaatactcattttgcAAGTAAAGTGAGAACATTTTTggaagtggggccattttggcaCATTGCATTCTCCAGTTCTCTATATGTCTATAAAAGTCCCTGCAAAGATAGCAGTGcagggacgtgtgtgtgtgagtgtgtgtcacgCTGTTGCTGTCAGGGGTGAACGTGTCTGTGAGGGGGAGCATGACCGATACCACTTCATGCATCaatttcagcagcagcttagCCAAAAATACACGATATACAGACAAATACACTCATGAGGGGGAACACTGCAGGCCTTCATGAAGGGTTGCACAACTGATGccacgtttccactgcaggaactctAATCAGGAACCAAGGAACATTTGGAAGCACTCACCTTCTCCATTCAATCTTGGAGTATTTTTTTCTCTGCCTCGGGTGACGCGCCTGATCTGGAACACTGTCTAAGTTCCAGGAACTATAGAGTGTTGAAAATTTCTTGTTGCATTTCAGCTGCAGGCTATGCTGTTGTGACTCGAGTAAGCTGCGCAAAGATGCATCAATGGTGGCGTCCGTGACTAGTTAGGCCTAACAATCGCTGCAGGGCCATCAAAAACTAGAGGATCTGCTGTTACTTTGACCTATTTCACCTATTTAATCTTCCCTGGATGTGAGGCCCTGACGGGAATCTGGAGAACAGGGTGAGGACTGCACATTTCCTGGTGCTAATACTCACTCAGAGTCGGCCTCGGCTTTCAGGAACGCTTGGATGACCAGTGGTAGCTCAGATTTTACAATGTAGAGGTAGCTGGACATGGCTGcaacagacaggacagagagctGGTCAGAGCGCGGCGCCATCACGCTCCACCGACTGTTTCAAACTGTGGAGGGGAAACCCCTCGCGTGCTTTTGTGAAAACAGAGCGGAAAGCAGCTGTTTGCCAACTTATCCCCTAAGTTGTTCTCTCAACAGAACAAAAAGCCCACCATCTATTTAATCGGGCTAAATGACTGTTTCTTGCAGTTTGCAAACAGAAGAAATGATAGCAGAGATCTTATTGACTGAGTCATGCTGGGACCTCACATCCAATATTCTGCAGGATGATTGCTATGCCGGTAGCCATTTTTCCAGGTGTCCCAAAGGCTTGGAAGCCCAGCTGTTCATAAGCACGAATccctgcagagagaagacaaaCAGGAATGATCCTCTCTATTGTTTCTactgatttcttcttcttctgcagtaaTGATAATTATTGTGGCAGTTCTGATAATCCAACAAACCAATGGCTTTCTGTGACGTAATGACGGACACATTACAGCGTAGCATGAAATGTGACTCAGTCATGTATCCGTGGTCACTTGACCGAGCATGACAGAACATCCACAGATCAATTTTCCAGTCAATCACACTTTTCATGAGCAACAACAGCTTCTCCTGCTCTGATTCCTCGCAACAAGTATGTACAGGTCGCTTAGTATTGACCTGAAAAACTGGATTATTAGTTTGGGCGAATCAATGATGTCACTCCTTTTTGAAGCTAGAATGACCGAGGTCGGTTTATTCGAATATTGATATTGTCCTGAATGTGTGCGTGAGTGgaaaatggaatgaaaacaAGCTATTTTCCTGTGTATATGTGATGCTTCATCACTGCAGCACAGAAACGATGCCCGACTTTGCGTCTCAAGACGGGAACCTCTTGAGGATGTAAAGCACAGGACGGAGGACTTACCCACAATACCTGCACATTTGACCAGCAGATGAATGGAATAACATGACAAGAGCGCCACTGAGGTCAGCAGAAACCTGgaagaggacggaggaggacagTCAGGCCACCATTAGCTACGAATATTTCCTATATTTTAGGTGGGCGTGTTATATCTGATTACCAGAAGAAGATGATTCCGGTGTTGGACATTGCATAAGCTAATCCAAGGATACCGCTGCCCATGATGGCGTTGCCCAGGTTGAAGACAGACATGCCGAATGAGGTCTTTCCTTCAAACTGAGAACACGAAAACGGTCTGGCTCTGATCAAACgtaaacctgccccccccatccccccatccccctgcaCCTACATCCGTGAAGCGAACGGGCTTCTTTCCTTCGGCATTCGGCAGAAActcctcgtcctcctgtccTTCAGGATCGTCATATCTGCAGGTTGAATTGAGAATGAATTCCAAAACAGGGAATGCCTACAggtaccgggggggggggggggcggttctgGCTAGTTTACGGACGTACCTGGGTGTCTGAGCGCCGTTTCTGGAGGAGAATCCAACAGTTCCCGCAAGCGGAAAAACAAGGCAAAATGAAGCTGTTCACTTATATTGATCAGATCAGATGGGAAAGAATATTCAGTTCAATCAATTTCTCTGAAACGAGCCGAGCTGGGGCCAAACTAACggggctcctgcagctgtgagtGGAGTGAAACTCACtgatcctcctccagcaggctcTTCTCCGGCACCAACGCCTCCTCTCCGGGATCGTGAGTCCTCCCGTTAGGAGTGAGGCTCATCTCAGTCTGAGTTGGTTCCATCTCTGAGGCTGTGAGGGAATGGCTCTGGGTTCTGGCTCCGAGGGACTCGCGGTTTTCAATATCTGCGTGAGACAAAAAGTTTAAATTagacaaaaaaaggagaaa
It contains:
- the slc38a3b gene encoding sodium-coupled neutral amino acid transporter 3 — translated: MEPTQTEMSLTPNGRTHDPGEEALVPEKSLLEEDQNGAQTPRYDDPEGQEDEEFLPNAEGKKPVRFTDFEGKTSFGMSVFNLGNAIMGSGILGLAYAMSNTGIIFFWFLLTSVALLSCYSIHLLVKCAGIVGIRAYEQLGFQAFGTPGKMATGIAIILQNIGSMSSYLYIVKSELPLVIQAFLKAEADSDVWYLNGNYLVILVSATIILPLALMKQLGYLGYTSGFSLSCMVFFLCAVIYKKFQIDCPLKEYSANSTASHLSFNLSSHDHDDSHCSAYMFTMNSQTAYTIPILAFAFVCHPEVLPIYTELQNPSKARMQKVSNISIFVMYIMYFLAALFGYLTFKDKVEAELLHTYSRIDPYDTLILCVRVAVLTAVTLTVPIVLFPVRRAIQQMAFPTKAFNWLRHIAIAIVLLSLINVLVIFAPNILGIFGIIGATSAPCLIFIFPAIFYIRIVPKDKEPMSSTPKILAACFAALGISFMVMSLSFIIIDWTMGDGLAVGGH